From the genome of bacterium:
TCTATTTCTGACTTAAAGCAAAAAATTAAGATAAGGAACATAATTTACGTTGGGAATCATGGATTAGAAATAGAGAGGAAGGGGAAAAAATTTATCTATCCCCAGGCCTCAAAATCAATCCCCACTATGAAGGAACTAAAGAAAATTATGAAGGCAAAACTTGGTTCTATTAAAGGAACGATTGTAGAAGATAAGAGAGTAGGCTTAGTTGTCCATTATAGAATGGTAAAGAACTCTGACGTGCCAGAATTAAAGAGGACGGTGGGACAGGTTTTCAAGCCGTTTCTGGAAAAGGGGAAGATAAAAATCGGCCACGGGAAAAAAATGCTTGAGGCAAAACCTCCTATTATGTGGGATAAGGGCAAAGCGGCTTCTATGCTTCTCGATTCTTTTAAGAGAGAAAAGCCCCTTTCATTCTATTTAGGAGATGATAAGACAGACGAAGACGCTTTCTCCGCGCTGGACGGAAGAGGGATTACCATTTTCGTGGGAAAGTCCAGGAGGTCGAAAGCGAAATTTTTTCTCAAGAATGTTGGTGAAGTGGAAATTTTCCTGAAGAGACTTTCTGCTTTAAAGGTAGGAAGGCACAAACCAAGTGCATAAAAAAAAGCCCCGTCTGACTAAAACTAAACAGCCATTCCATTTCTATACCAGGCTTAATTTAATCGAGTTTACGGGTAAGAAAGCTACCAATTTACGCGAGCTGGTAGAGATAATGAAGGAAGTACCAGGCTCGGTTATCTACCACCATACTCACCACTACCTTCAACAACACCTTTATCTCTCACCCGAGCCTCCCAACGACTTTGCCTACTGGGTCACCTACATTCTTCGCGAGGAGGAACTGGGGGAAGAAATTGCCAGTATTGACCTCTGTGAATTTTCCACCATTCGCTCCTTAAGAGAAAAGATTATAGAGACCATTGAAGAGCATCTTGCCAGAAATCCAGGAACTTTGCGCACGGCACCTCCTGGGGCAGAATTCCATTTCTTTAAGACTATTACCTTTATTCTACCTACTCCTTATGTTGCTGAAAACCTTTTGGAGTTTTTGGAAGCTATCAGGAAAATTTCTATCCATTCAATCTATTTCCATATGTTTGAGGCAAAACTCAGGTTAGAAAAAGGAGAAAACGATTTTTCTCGCTGGGTCGAAGATATGTTAGGAGAAAAAGAGCTTGCCAGCGATATTGCAAAATTTGACCCTTATACTTTTACTATGGAAGGTTTGCGTAGTGAACTCTG
Proteins encoded in this window:
- the otsB gene encoding trehalose-phosphatase, with amino-acid sequence MQHVFNVWQNIERRLCSAKRILLLLDFDGTLTPVVKRPREAELSPEMEGILKFLTKKKEFEVAIISGRSISDLKQKIKIRNIIYVGNHGLEIERKGKKFIYPQASKSIPTMKELKKIMKAKLGSIKGTIVEDKRVGLVVHYRMVKNSDVPELKRTVGQVFKPFLEKGKIKIGHGKKMLEAKPPIMWDKGKAASMLLDSFKREKPLSFYLGDDKTDEDAFSALDGRGITIFVGKSRRSKAKFFLKNVGEVEIFLKRLSALKVGRHKPSA
- a CDS encoding DUF5752 family protein; its protein translation is MHKKKPRLTKTKQPFHFYTRLNLIEFTGKKATNLRELVEIMKEVPGSVIYHHTHHYLQQHLYLSPEPPNDFAYWVTYILREEELGEEIASIDLCEFSTIRSLREKIIETIEEHLARNPGTLRTAPPGAEFHFFKTITFILPTPYVAENLLEFLEAIRKISIHSIYFHMFEAKLRLEKGENDFSRWVEDMLGEKELASDIAKFDPYTFTMEGLRSELCRLITKHIPGEIIECQE